GAAACCCAGAAACCGAGCGACTGGCGGAGACGCTTGCTCAGCTCACAGGCGAAAGCAAGACGGAGGCGGTGACCAAGGCCCTGCGTGACCGGCTGGCGCGGGTTCGCCGCGAGCGCTCCAAACGGCGCCTGGCGGATGAGCTCGACGAGATCGCTCGCCATTGCGCCGCATTGCCGGTGCATGATGCGCGGACGCCGGACGAGATCATCGGCTACGACGAGAACGGGCTGCCCCGCTGATGGTCATCGACACCTCCGCGTTGCTGGCGATCCTGCAGGACGAGCCGGAGCGCAGGGCTT
Above is a window of Candidatus Binatia bacterium DNA encoding:
- a CDS encoding type II toxin-antitoxin system VapB family antitoxin, whose protein sequence is MPLNIRNPETERLAETLAQLTGESKTEAVTKALRDRLARVRRERSKRRLADELDEIARHCAALPVHDARTPDEIIGYDENGLPR